Sequence from the Trachemys scripta elegans isolate TJP31775 chromosome 5, CAS_Tse_1.0, whole genome shotgun sequence genome:
AATGGTAGAGACCAGAATAGAATTGCCATTTTGTTGAGAATATTAACTTGGGAAATGTAATACATGGTCAGGAACAACGCAACCGAGTTGAAGCTTTCTATGTGACAGGAccagtaaataatgaagaaagtAATATCATTGTACAATGCAAATTTTGGCAACCTGTTTTGAAGTTAAGTCTAAGATAGCACCAAACAAGTGTGTCAATATTGTAAATTATAGCTGTAATAAATTTGTAGAAAAAACTAATAGGAATACAACTACTTTACGTGGGTAAGTACAAAACAACACTTTCAGGCAGACAGACAGCAAATAAACATAGTAAATCATATGTATTTTATGACTAGATCTGAGGGCCTGATTTTGAACAGGATCTTCACTACCCTCCCTTTTTGCACCCAAGTACAAATACCTGTGCACAATTATTTGCAAGTGTATTTGGATGTCTGTGTGGCATGACTGTGCCCATATATAAACTACTTAAATGTTTAAACTGATAGCAATTGTTCCTACTAGATAAGGACAAATAAAGCAAGGCTTGTGCCATAATTTTCAAAGATGAGATCCTGCAGTTAGGCTCAGAAATCCATATTTATGGAAGTTGCTAGTGCTCAGTACAGATGAAAATCAAGTGACTTATTTAGATGGCTGTAGATGGTTTTAGGAGCCTAACTGTtggcaccatttttttttaaatcagtgttcaGGTTTTAAAATCCTGCCCCTTAATGTGCATCTAAAGCTACATCCCACTTTTCTCCTGATATGAAGAGTAAATTTCCTCTAGTTCTGTAGACAGTATCTGTATAATAGCTGTAAAGGTAAATTTATATTCAGGTGGATTATATATACAATTCTCAAAACCAAAGATTTATAGTTTAAAAAGTCCCTCTACTAAATTACAATGCCCTTGTGTGtcacacagatttaaaaaactgaCACAATAAAGCTGTTAGGTGTCTCTTTATCTTCAGCTTAGTGTTGAGTGGtacaccccacccacccactccagtgTAATCCTAAAAGCATCTCTGAGCTTTTCTTGTAACATAGTTAGCATTGCTATGATTTCCAGCATCCTCTCTACCTAAATCCTTTTAGATGGTTCATTTAATCCCTTTACAATTTAGGGATGTATTTCAATGTTATCGATGATTGAGTAAAAATGGAATCATACTTGATAGGATGGTGTTCAAGGCTCAGTTCTAACAAAGACCCTCTCCACGTTAGCAGACACAACCATAGTTGATGGGAAATCCTGGAGGAGCCATGTTAGATACTGAGGTCAGAATGAGATTCTCTGAGGTGGAAATATAGAGTTTGGCCCTAAGTTTCAAACATGGCTCAATTTCTAGCATAGACATTGCATGCTCCGTGGTCCCGTTGTGTAGGCAGAAGAGCAGGTTTGAAATCAACATGTAGCTGCTTAGAAATCACAGCTAGAAACTCTTTGCCACAATGATCGATAGTGCAAATTTATAATTGTTTAAGCATGTCCTTTGCTGCTTCCCCAAACATTATTTTACCTGGAAGTTCCATCTGAAGTGAGAGCATGCAGTCAGTGTAGATAACCCCACTGCTCATATTATTCAGTGCTCAACTTTCTAGGCCCTATTCAACATTACCCTGCAGTCCCTTTGCCCCAGCTAAGCTGCTACAGAAGGGGGACAGGATAGGCATGAAAGCTACCCAATGCAAGGAGTTTCTGTACGCCCTCCAGAGGATCCCCAGGCACAGAGGGAGGGGACTGGGATGTGGCTGGGGGAGACCTGTGCTTTGACAATTCTGTGCTCTTAAGGAGATCCAGAGTTTGTTACAGCAGTAGAGCAACTTGAGGCAGCCCTAAGGGCCAGAATTGAATTGAAATAAGTAGAGCCAGAGCCCTGAAGTTTGTGGGAAAAGCAGCTGTTGGGCAAAGGATTACACACTTTAGgtgaattaaaatttaaaaatgagggTAAACAATGCATATCTATGTGGCGAATGTTGTAGGTCTCCAGATGGCATTATTGCAGGCACTCTTCTATTTCTCTGAAAGCATGATCTTGGAGCAATGCTCATCACCAACTGTGAAACAGTTCTTTTTAGATGCTGAACAATTACCAGTAAAGCTTGAGATCTCAGAATAATTTTCCCTCATATAGTTGTGCTTACAAGCTATACCCACACAAGAGGATAAAATATAAGGcatgcaaacatttttaacaaaacCTCAACTAGACATtcacattattttatttacactCATCTTTGAAGATATAATAGCATTTTTATTATAGCACATTGTGAGGCTAAATATACCAACTAAATAGCTCCATTTTcacaaaatatgaataaaaaaaagtttgagtttCATTTTCAACCCTAACATCTAAGTTAGGGTTGAAAATGGATCTCAGTCTGAATACAGATTGCACTTCAGTATCAAAGTTAAGAATGCAACATAACAAATTTGTGTATTAATCCTGGCCATTTGTGGTTTATTTACAAAGCCAGGATTTTGCACTGTGTTTTACAGGGATAATTAAACAAATGTATGAGAGACCTTTTGTTACTGGGGCTGGCCCTTTCAGGAGAGTCAGAGCTCTGTGACAagctcctgaaagtgagaacaagccaACTCAAATCCACCTGGAGGTAAAGAAATCCCTATGCGCCTAGTTGACAGCTGATTAGCTAATGAGCCTGACAAAGGGTTACCAGTCCTCAGCTGAGGTGATAGTTCACCAGAGCAACAAGTTCAGGAGGGGGTTCCTGGAGACAGGAAGTCCCCTGAGGAGAGCTTACCAGAGCCAAGAAGGTgcactcttaggctaggtctacactaccggcctgtatcggcgggtagaaatcgacctctcagggatcgatttatcacgtcccatcgggacgtgacaattgatccccgaatcgacgctcttactccaccagcggaggtgggagtaagcgccgttgacgggaagccgcagaggtctattttgccgccatccctacagcggggtaagtcggctgcgatacatcgaattcagctacgctattcgcgtagctgaatttgcgtatcttaaattgaccgcccccctgtagtgtagatgtagcctgagacaCAGAATGGCCAGGCTGTCAGAAACTACATGCTGctacagagaagagctacagCTGATAGATCTGATTCTGGGGAAAGAATTCTTCCCAGATCGTGGCAAGAAGCCTGAACCGAGAGAGCTGCTGGAGTGGACTGGTGGACTCATGTGGGATGGATAAATTAAGATTGATGGTCTCCCAGCTAAGACACTGGAGTGAAGGTTTGGATGCATTTTCATTGAGGCTCTGGTTAATAAACTAGACCCCCTCAGAGGGATGCTATTCCCTAAATAAAGCCTCATTTAACTTACGGATAGCCTActtggggaaagtgaggcagggaGCATCTACAGGACACCTGGCCAAATAGCAGCACTATAGGACAGGTACACCCTGTCtgaaaaagcttatgctctatgGCCTGAGTCCTACAGTTGGATCTGCTACCATGAGCCTTTAGGCCCAGGCAAAGATCCACTAACTCTGATTAGGATTTACCACAGACAAACACAGAAGATAAGACAGTGGAGGGGAGGAGACAGGATGGACATTAAATAAAGATGATGCAGGTCTAATGACGTTTGTAAACAAGTAAGTTCTGATATGTTTAAACAGTGGGCAAGAGAGGAAGAATACATAACACAACAGTGGCAACTGTGGAAAGCAAAACAAATGCAGTGCACTGAGGAGATAAGATTTGGTCCTCTGAAGTCATACTGAATTAGGTATTGGACACTGTTGAAAGCAACCTTCTATCATAAATCATTTTCATCCACCTCTATTGGTCTTACTCCTTGGGAATAGACCAAAGAAGGAGAAATGCCACACTCAGGTATGGGCTGCAGTAAAGGCAGGTGTCTCTCTTGCAAAAGTGAAGCTTGGGCCAACTCAAAGCAAGTCTCAAAATAATCCACTGAGTCCCCATCTTGTCTTTGCATTAAGAGTTGGTAGTCTCCAAAGCGAATGATGCATTTCCATGGCAGGTCAATTTTGTTTAGGTAGTCCAGTTCCACATTGTCCACAattagtttggtttttttgctcatgTTCTTTATCTCAAAACCAAGTTCTGAGCTGTTGAGTTGCCTGAAAAACTGCAGGGTAAACTGAACCCGGGAAACACGGGTATCCATTAAATTATAATGGCAGATGTTAGAATCTCGgccaaactttgccacttcatcTACCCTGCGCCGCTCTCGCTTGTGGA
This genomic interval carries:
- the TIFA gene encoding TRAF-interacting protein with FHA domain-containing protein A: MSSMEEVETEETVTCLHITLYHPCQEEKQVFRSLKFHKRERRRVDEVAKFGRDSNICHYNLMDTRVSRVQFTLQFFRQLNSSELGFEIKNMSKKTKLIVDNVELDYLNKIDLPWKCIIRFGDYQLLMQRQDGDSVDYFETCFELAQASLLQERHLPLLQPIPECGISPSLVYSQGVRPIEVDENDL